The genomic window GTCCTCATGCCCGAGGAAGCAGCCGAGTTGCGGCGCGAGCAGCCAATCGCGCGACCAGCGATACACGCCTCCGCCCTCATCGGCCAGGCGCATCGGCGGCGGCGGCGACAGGGCCAGCAGACCCGCGGGCCGCTCGTCAAGCGCGCACAGGTGCAACCCGACCATCGCCCCCAGGCCGTATCCGGCTATGTGGACTTTGTCCTTCGCGACGTAGGGCAGCGCCAGTATCGCATCAAGCGCGGCCTGTGCGTCGCGCACCATCTTGCCGAGCAGCGACCAGTCCGGATACCGCGTGTAGAAGCCCTCGACCTCCTCGATGCGGCGGCCGAACCCTGTCTGGTCGTAGCAGAACACGACGAATCCGGCGCGGGCAATTTCCGCGAAGGCGTTCTCGCCACGTTTGTAGCCCATTACGTAGCCCTGCGAACACGAGATGGGATGCAGCCAGAGCACCGCGGGCGCCTGCGCCGACTCGAGGTCGAGTTCGCGCGGCGCGTACACGTCCGCGTTGATGTATTCGCCGAAGACGAGGTCCTGTCTCTGCAGGCGCGTTCCCGGCGCGGCGCGGTCGAGCAGCGCCTCGACGTGCGGCGGTTCCTTGCCATAGTCGCCGCCGGGATTCACCGCCCGAGGCGGCGCCGCGCCGAGCATCGCGCGCACATGGCCGCGGATTGCCTCGCGGCGGCGGTTCCAGTCCTCCCGGTTGTCGATCTGTGTTCCATCGGGATTCGCCAACACATCGTCCGCGCCGCGCGCCGGAAACGCCTGCGGGTCCGGCGCGGTCCGGGACTTCGCGCGCCAGGCCCCCCAGTCGTGCGGATAGATCAGCCGCTCCGGGAACGCATATTCGCCCCGGCCAAAGTGCAGGTCGCACCAGTCCAGATACCGTTCGATGACCGTAGGCCACGTTTCGTGGCCGCCCGGACGATACAGGATGCGCAGGCGGTCTTCCGCGCCGAACAGGCGATACACGGGCCGCACCGCGTGGTAGGCCTGCTCCCCTGCCCAGACGCTCTCGACGTCGTCGTTCAGCGCCGTGCTGATCAGGCAGGGCCGCGGCGCGCTCAGCGCGGCCAGTTCGTGCAGGTCCACGGGCAAGCGGTCCTCGCGCCCCGTGAAAAAACGCCAACGCGGATGAAACCACTCGGGGAAGCTGCGCGTGATCATCTCGATGCCTTCGCCGAACTGCTGCTCGCCGTAGAGCCGCGTCGGCATGGACCCGCCCGCGCCGGAACTGCTCGAAATCACTATGGCGATGCGCTCATCGAGGGCGGCGGCCATGAGGGCCTGCTTGCCGTTGCGCGAATGCCCGGTAATAGCAATGCGGCGCGCATCCGCTTGCGGCACCTCTTCCAGGTAATCGACACACCGGCCGGCAGCCCACGCGCGGCGCGTCAGGCGCGACCAGTCGTAGCCCGGATAGGCTTCGAGAAACGAATCGGTGTCGTCGCGCGAGTCCGCCCCGGCATAGGTGCATGCCAGATAGCCCCGCTGCAGCGCGATCAGCGCCCATGCGCGGTGGTTGTGTTGCGTCAGGAACACCGGGAACGGGCCGTTGCCCTCGGGAATCATCACCTCGCACCACAGCCGCGCCTTGCCGTCCGGGCCGAAGCGCAATTCAACCTCGCGCATCGTGCAGCCGGCCTCGCGCCGCTCATCAAGCACCGCCGCCTCGACGTGGTCCGGCGCGGGCGGCGCGCCGCCCATAATCCACTGCGCGAAGAGCGCCTTGAGCGCTTCCCGCTGCCGCGCCCACGCCTCGGGCGTTGTGATCCGCTGGCCATCCGGCCCGATGAGCGGGTCCGGCAATCCGGGTATCGATGGGAACGCCTCGAAATCCGGCGGGAGTTCCCCCGACTCGGCCAGCCACGCCGACCACGGCTTGCTTTCCGGCAGAAGCCGCTGCACCTGTTCCAGATACTGCTGCCTCCGCGCTACCGCCTCGTCCGCCGCAGCGGCCGGCCCCGCAAACATCAACACACCGGACAGCATCCACAACCCGCGCATGATTTCGTCCTCCGGATGCGGCTTCTCGCGTCAATCAATGTGCGCGCGCCGCGCGACATGCGCGTATAGTGAAGGAAGCGGGTCACGCGCCTCAACCATTTCCGCCCCGGAGCGCCGAGACCATGCGTTCCGCCGCCGGAGCGGTGGTGCGAGGCGTGACGGGGCGTGCAAGTTCTATATTGTTGACCGATGTGTTACGCGGCGGCGCGGCCGTCCTGCTTGAGGAGCCATTGCAGGGCCTCGTCGAGGACTTGCAGCACAACCTCGTAGTCGAAGCCGATGTGGTCGGAGTCGTACCAACTGATGGTCTTGGGTTCGCGGCAGGCTTCCTGCAGTTTCTTGCCGGCGCGCGGGTCGACGAGACGGTCGCGGGAGCCATTCTGCAGAAGCACGGGCCGGGGCGAGATTTTGCCGATGTAGCGCAGGGGATCCGACACGCCGACGTAGAATTCCATGATCGGCTTGGCTACTTCGATCCACTTGCCGGCCACTTCGGTGATCATGGGTGCGCTGAGCAGCGTGGGGATATCGCCGCCGCCATACACAAGGACAACCGCCTTGAAGCGCTTGTCAAAGGCGGCTGCGGTCGCGCCCGTAATCGCGCCGTAGCTCGCGCCGACGAGGTAGAGGCGCTCGGGATCGATATCGGGCCGCGTGACGAGATAATCGAGCAGGCGGCGCGTGTCGATGACAGTCATGGCGGCGCGGCGCCGGAAGGCCTTGGCTTCGCTGAAATAGCCCTTGTCTTTCGGCAGTCGCCGCTCGCCGCGGCCGAGCTGGTCGAAACTGGCCATGGCAAAGCCGTGCTGATTGAACGGGCCCGTGATCTCTTCGAGGAAATCGCCTTCCTGACCGATGCCGTGCAGGAACACGATGCAGGGGAGCTTACCTTCGAATTGCAGCGGGCGTGTGACCAGCGCGGGCACGCGTTCGCCCGGCAGGGTGTCGAAATAAACCTTGCTCACGTGGTAATCGGGCTTGTCTTCCTCGGAGGCCACCGTGGCGTTCAAGGGTGTCTTCGGGTCATAGGCGTTGTAAAAGGTGGCGTCGCCCTGCGTTTTCATGGCCAGTATCATCAGGATCAGTCGCAGCATGTCGTGTATCCCCGCGGTTGGTTTACATCAGACCCAAGGCGCGAATAGAAATACTTCGCCCCGCGCGTTTTTGACCCGGCCGGGCCCGCCCCGGTTTCGCGCCCCTCCCCCGCGCTTACTTCGCGATGCCCCCCGTCACGCTGGCCATAACCCGGCTCACAGGCCCCTCGCCGGGCGGCGCATAATGCAGGAAATCCGCGTGGCCGTCCAGATAGAGCACATTCGAACCGCCCGGCACATGATTGAAGTTGGACACGTCCGTCGAGAGCACGTCCAGCATGATCCAGGTAGTGCTTTGCGCTTGCGCCGTGGCTGCGGGGTTGTTGATGTCCGTGATCAGGAACCGTTCAATGCCCTCCCGGACACGATAGATGGCCGTTCCGCCCCCATTGCCCAGCGGCGCAGCGATTTCGCCGTCTCTGTCGCGCACGTCCTGGCCCGCAGACAGCACGTTTGTCACCAGCCACGCCAGCATGTCGAGGAATTGCACCGGCGCGTCCGCGGCGGGGTCCAAGTCGCTCAGGATGGCGGTCAGCAGGGGATCGTTCACAATGTCGCCAATCATGCCGCTGGGGTCGTCGTCCCCGACCTGATCGAAGACCCAGCCGAAGTAGAGGTAACTTGCGTCGATGGCGAGCACGCCCTGTTGCGGATGCACCGGCACGCCCGTGCCGTCGGGCACGGGTTCGAGCGTTGCTGGGTCGACGTAGCGCGCGTGCAGATTATAGACGCCGCGCGTGTCCTGCAGCGTGGCCGCGGTGTCCGTAGGGTCCGAGGGACAAACCACGATCGCCGGGTCGTTCAAGTACTCCGGATAGATCGCTGCGACGAGCGGGCCGGCGGCAAGGAACGTGCCGGTCAGCATGTTGCCCACAATTTCCAGTTGGATTGGGGGAAACCGCTCGCCGGGGTCTTCGTTGGCGTACATTTTGAAGACGAGACCCCATTCCTTGAGATTGTTCTGGCACGAGGCGCGCCGCGCCGATTCGCGCGCGCGCGCGAGCGCCGGCAGCAGGATCGCCGCGAGAATACCAATGATCGCAATGACCACGAGCAGTTCAATAAGCGTGAAGCCGGCGTGCCTCGCACCGTGACGGTCCCGACCCAGGTTACACTTCCCCGCACCCCCTTGCGCATTGAAGGGTTGCATCATGATATGATTCCTGCTCGCCCGATCCGTCGAGACGCCAGGGGCGAAGCTTGTTTGCAGTGTAACAGACGTCTGTGCGCCCATCAACATTGTCATCGTTTGTGAGCGTTAAGAGGACACCATTTCCGGGAGAGGACCTGTATGGAGACGGAAACCAGCGTGGAATCTTGGGATTTACTCAACGAATTGGCGGCATCGGGTGCGGTGGACCGGCTCCGCGAAGAAGCCGAACGCCTCGGACCAAGGGAATGCGCGCGCGCTATTTCGCGCCTCGTGCCGGACAAGCAGGCGCGCGTGCTGACCGCGCTCGGCCCCGCGGCCGCGGCCGTCCTCATGGAGGAGATTTCCGAGGCGCAGGCGGCTGGGCTGATTACGCGCCTGGACGCGGGAGAAGCGGCGCCCATTCTCGACGCCATGCTCAGCAGTTCGACCGCGGACCTGCTCGGGCAGCTGCCCCCCGACCAGGTGCAGGCCATCTTGCGCGAGATGCAACCGGAGACCGCGGAGGATGCGCGCCTGCTCGTGCGCTACGCGCCCGACGTGGCCGGCGGCCTGATGATCCGCGAGTACCTGGCCTATCCGGTTTCCTACACGACGCAGCAGGTCATCGACGATATGCGGCACAACTCGGAGAAATACAGCGAGTACAGCATCCAGTATTCGTTCGTGGTCTCGCCCGAGGGCAAGCTGGTCGGCGTGCTGCCGCTGCGCGACCTGCTCCTCACCCCAAGCAGCGTCGCCATCGACCGCATCATGGTTCGCAATCCGATGCGCGTCCAGGACACCGCCAGCCTCGACGAACTCGACACCTTCTTCCAGGAGCGCGCCTTCCTCGGCGTGCCCGTGGTCGACCACGGGGACCGGCTCGTCGGCGTGGTGCGCCGTTCCGACGTGGAGGAAGCGCTCGGCAAGCGCGCGAACAAGGACTACCTGAAGAGCCAGGGCATCGTGGGCGGCGACGAGCTGCGCAGCATGCCGACGCTGGTCCGCTCGGGCCGGCGGCTATCCTGGTTGAGCGTGAATATTCTGCTCAACGTGCTAGCCGCCAGCGTAATCGCCATTTATCAAGACACGCTGGCGTCGGTGATCGCGCTTGCGGTGTTCCTTCCGATTATCTCCGACATGAGCGGCTGCTCGGGCAACCAGGCCGTAGCCGTCAGCATGCG from Candidatus Hydrogenedentota bacterium includes these protein-coding regions:
- a CDS encoding prepilin-type N-terminal cleavage/methylation domain-containing protein, with the translated sequence MQPFNAQGGAGKCNLGRDRHGARHAGFTLIELLVVIAIIGILAAILLPALARARESARRASCQNNLKEWGLVFKMYANEDPGERFPPIQLEIVGNMLTGTFLAAGPLVAAIYPEYLNDPAIVVCPSDPTDTAATLQDTRGVYNLHARYVDPATLEPVPDGTGVPVHPQQGVLAIDASYLYFGWVFDQVGDDDPSGMIGDIVNDPLLTAILSDLDPAADAPVQFLDMLAWLVTNVLSAGQDVRDRDGEIAAPLGNGGGTAIYRVREGIERFLITDINNPAATAQAQSTTWIMLDVLSTDVSNFNHVPGGSNVLYLDGHADFLHYAPPGEGPVSRVMASVTGGIAK
- the mgtE gene encoding magnesium transporter; this translates as METETSVESWDLLNELAASGAVDRLREEAERLGPRECARAISRLVPDKQARVLTALGPAAAAVLMEEISEAQAAGLITRLDAGEAAPILDAMLSSSTADLLGQLPPDQVQAILREMQPETAEDARLLVRYAPDVAGGLMIREYLAYPVSYTTQQVIDDMRHNSEKYSEYSIQYSFVVSPEGKLVGVLPLRDLLLTPSSVAIDRIMVRNPMRVQDTASLDELDTFFQERAFLGVPVVDHGDRLVGVVRRSDVEEALGKRANKDYLKSQGIVGGDELRSMPTLVRSGRRLSWLSVNILLNVLAASVIAIYQDTLASVIALAVFLPIISDMSGCSGNQAVAVSMRELSLGLVKPFEVIHVWLKEAAVGILNGLVLGLLIAAVALLWKGNPFLGLVVGLALALNTLVAVSIGGTLPLFLKRMKFDPALASGPILTTVTDMCGFFLVLSLATLLLSHLR
- a CDS encoding alpha/beta fold hydrolase encodes the protein MLRLILMILAMKTQGDATFYNAYDPKTPLNATVASEEDKPDYHVSKVYFDTLPGERVPALVTRPLQFEGKLPCIVFLHGIGQEGDFLEEITGPFNQHGFAMASFDQLGRGERRLPKDKGYFSEAKAFRRRAAMTVIDTRRLLDYLVTRPDIDPERLYLVGASYGAITGATAAAFDKRFKAVVLVYGGGDIPTLLSAPMITEVAGKWIEVAKPIMEFYVGVSDPLRYIGKISPRPVLLQNGSRDRLVDPRAGKKLQEACREPKTISWYDSDHIGFDYEVVLQVLDEALQWLLKQDGRAAA